In Staphylococcus lloydii, the following proteins share a genomic window:
- a CDS encoding amino acid permease, producing the protein MNDETELHRGLSARQIRMIALGGTIGVGLFMGATSTIKWTGPSVIFAYLIAGLFLFLVMRAMGEMVYLYPTTGSFANFASDYIHPVAGYLTAWSNIFQWIVVGMSEVIAVGEYMNFWFPHLPQWIPGVIVVLLLLGANLVSVKAFGEFEFWFAMIKVVTIILMIVAGLGLIFFGFGNGGHAIGLSNLWSNGGFMPNGWLGFFFALSIVIGSYQGVELIGISAGETKDPQKNIKSAVNGIIWRILIFYLGAIFVIVTVYPWDELGNIGSPFTATFAKVGITFAAGLINFVVLTAAMSGCNSGIFSASRMTFTLAQKGQMPKVFLKVMKNGVPAYTVIAIAIGILIGALLNVILPLFIKGADSVFVYVYSASILPGMVPWFMILISHLRFRKLHPEKAEGHPFTMPGGKFASYVTILFFLLVLIGMLFNKETVVSVVIGIVFLAFMTIFYFVKGYHKLNKEDQI; encoded by the coding sequence ATGAATGATGAAACAGAATTACATAGGGGGCTGAGTGCTCGACAAATTAGAATGATCGCACTCGGTGGTACTATCGGTGTCGGATTGTTTATGGGGGCAACGAGTACAATTAAATGGACTGGACCTTCAGTTATCTTTGCTTATTTAATTGCAGGTTTATTTTTATTCTTAGTTATGCGAGCAATGGGTGAGATGGTTTATCTATATCCTACAACAGGCTCGTTTGCTAACTTTGCAAGTGACTACATACATCCAGTTGCTGGGTACTTAACAGCATGGAGTAATATATTCCAGTGGATTGTCGTCGGTATGAGTGAGGTTATAGCCGTCGGTGAATATATGAATTTCTGGTTCCCGCATTTACCTCAATGGATTCCGGGAGTTATCGTTGTTTTATTATTATTAGGAGCTAACTTAGTTTCTGTAAAAGCATTTGGTGAATTTGAATTCTGGTTTGCTATGATTAAAGTAGTAACAATTATCTTGATGATTGTTGCAGGTTTAGGTTTAATATTCTTTGGCTTCGGCAACGGTGGTCATGCAATTGGTTTATCTAATTTATGGTCAAACGGTGGCTTTATGCCAAATGGTTGGTTAGGCTTCTTCTTTGCATTATCAATTGTTATTGGTTCATATCAAGGGGTTGAACTTATCGGTATATCAGCCGGTGAAACAAAAGACCCTCAAAAAAATATAAAAAGTGCAGTTAATGGTATCATTTGGCGTATTTTAATTTTCTATTTAGGTGCGATTTTCGTTATTGTTACAGTTTATCCTTGGGATGAACTTGGTAATATCGGTAGTCCATTCACAGCAACCTTTGCTAAAGTAGGTATCACATTTGCTGCAGGATTAATTAACTTTGTAGTGTTAACAGCGGCAATGTCTGGCTGTAACTCAGGTATATTTAGTGCAAGTAGAATGACTTTCACTTTAGCTCAAAAAGGGCAAATGCCTAAAGTATTCTTAAAAGTAATGAAAAATGGCGTACCAGCATATACAGTTATTGCTATTGCGATTGGTATTTTAATTGGTGCTTTACTAAACGTAATCTTACCTTTATTTATTAAAGGTGCAGATAGCGTCTTCGTATATGTATATAGTGCATCGATTTTACCTGGTATGGTGCCATGGTTTATGATATTAATTAGTCATTTAAGATTTAGAAAATTACATCCTGAAAAAGCAGAAGGTCACCCATTCACAATGCCAGGTGGTAAATTTGCTAGCTATGTTACTATTTTATTCTTCTTATTAGTACTTATTGGAATGTTATTTAATAAAGAAACTGTAGTATCCGTAGTTATCGGTATTGTATTCTTAGCATTTATGACTATCTTCTACTTCGTAAAAGGCTATCATAAATTAAATAAAGAAGATCAAATTTAA
- a CDS encoding MurR/RpiR family transcriptional regulator: MKNILHQIESKYQDFTKSEKKIADFILKSPHLIIKMSVQDLAKEIDTSTASIVRFSKKITNQGFQELKIYVSRYLPADTTKNNYMEIIDNEAVDTLKSKMLTRATDTMSYTAQQIDNATIDEVCNVLKQSRTIFLFGYGASSIIVNDLFQKLSRIGLNVRLMEETHLFMTTLATHDANDCIIFVTNQGHHSEMQSMAKVANDYQIPIITITSTHSNPIANMSNHTIAYGSTDENELRMAATTSLFAQLFTVDVLYYRYISLHYREALDSITQSKMALDNYHKHLSNIKFKH; encoded by the coding sequence ATGAAAAATATACTTCATCAGATAGAGAGCAAGTATCAAGATTTCACAAAAAGTGAGAAAAAAATTGCTGACTTTATATTAAAGTCTCCGCATCTTATTATAAAAATGTCAGTACAAGATTTAGCAAAAGAAATAGATACGAGTACCGCTTCAATCGTTCGTTTCAGCAAAAAGATTACAAATCAAGGTTTCCAAGAGTTAAAAATTTATGTATCTCGTTATTTACCAGCAGATACGACAAAAAATAATTATATGGAAATTATTGATAATGAAGCTGTCGATACGTTAAAGAGTAAGATGTTAACCCGAGCTACAGACACAATGTCTTACACCGCTCAACAAATTGACAATGCTACGATTGATGAAGTATGTAATGTATTAAAACAGTCACGTACTATTTTTCTTTTTGGTTATGGTGCTTCTTCTATTATCGTTAATGATTTATTTCAAAAGTTATCTAGAATTGGTTTAAATGTACGTTTGATGGAAGAAACTCATTTATTCATGACTACACTAGCAACACATGACGCCAATGATTGTATTATTTTCGTGACAAATCAAGGTCATCATAGTGAAATGCAATCTATGGCAAAGGTAGCAAACGATTATCAAATACCTATCATTACGATAACAAGCACACATTCTAATCCAATAGCGAATATGTCGAATCATACCATCGCTTATGGTTCAACGGATGAAAATGAATTGCGCATGGCAGCTACGACTTCATTATTTGCCCAACTTTTCACAGTAGATGTACTATACTATCGTTATATATCACTACACTATCGTGAAGCGTTAGACTCTATTACGCAATCCAAAATGGCCTTAGATAATTATCATAAACATTTATCAAATATTAAATTTAAACATTAA
- a CDS encoding PTS transporter subunit EIIC, producing the protein MSKEQKLADQIISAVGGMDNIDNIINCMTRVRIKVNDENAVDYDTLKSIEGVLGVVNDDRVQVVVGPGTVNKVANHMAEQSGVKLGDTIPHQQQTYREAAESKAAENKSEFQSKQKRGKFNKLLKTIANIFIPLIPAFIGAGLIGGIGAVLSNLMQGGQISGEWVTQLVTVFNVIKDGMLAYLAIFAGINAAKEFGATPGLGGVIGGTTLLTGLTDKNAITNIFTGDHLQAGQGGIIGVIFAVWLLSLVEKRLHKIVPNAIDIIITPTLTLLVIGLMTIFIIMPLAGFVSTGLVSVINWVIGIGGIFSGFIIGAFFLPLVMLGLHHIFTPIHIEMINQTGATYLLPIAAMAGAGQVGAAIALWFRCRKNKTLRDTIKGALPIGFLGIGEPLIYGVTLPLGRPFFTACIGGGIGGAVIGGIGHIGATAIGPSGISLLPLISDHMYLGYIAGLLAAYIGGFVFTYLFGTNKAMRESDHLGD; encoded by the coding sequence ATGTCAAAAGAACAAAAATTAGCCGATCAAATTATTTCTGCAGTCGGTGGCATGGACAATATAGACAATATTATCAATTGCATGACAAGAGTTCGTATTAAAGTTAACGATGAAAACGCCGTAGATTACGATACTTTAAAATCGATTGAAGGTGTACTTGGAGTCGTTAACGACGATCGTGTACAAGTAGTTGTAGGGCCAGGAACTGTTAATAAAGTTGCCAATCATATGGCAGAACAAAGTGGCGTAAAATTAGGCGATACAATCCCCCACCAACAACAAACTTATAGAGAAGCGGCAGAATCTAAAGCTGCTGAAAACAAATCAGAATTTCAAAGTAAGCAAAAGCGCGGTAAATTTAATAAATTATTAAAAACAATTGCTAATATATTTATTCCTTTAATACCTGCCTTTATCGGTGCCGGTTTAATTGGAGGTATTGGCGCTGTCTTAAGTAACTTAATGCAAGGTGGTCAAATATCAGGGGAATGGGTTACACAACTTGTGACGGTTTTTAACGTGATTAAAGACGGTATGTTGGCTTACTTAGCAATCTTTGCAGGTATTAACGCAGCAAAAGAGTTCGGTGCAACACCTGGATTGGGTGGCGTTATTGGTGGTACGACATTGTTAACAGGTTTAACCGATAAAAATGCGATTACGAATATATTTACTGGGGACCATTTACAAGCAGGTCAAGGTGGTATTATTGGTGTTATTTTTGCAGTTTGGTTGCTTAGTTTAGTTGAAAAAAGATTACATAAAATCGTACCAAACGCTATAGACATCATTATAACACCGACCTTAACACTCTTAGTCATCGGTTTAATGACTATATTTATCATCATGCCTTTAGCGGGATTTGTCTCAACTGGACTTGTCTCTGTTATAAACTGGGTTATCGGTATCGGGGGTATCTTTAGTGGCTTTATTATAGGTGCTTTTTTCTTACCATTGGTTATGTTAGGATTACATCATATATTTACCCCTATTCATATCGAAATGATAAACCAAACTGGCGCAACTTACTTGTTACCAATAGCGGCAATGGCAGGTGCGGGTCAAGTCGGTGCAGCTATTGCGTTATGGTTTAGATGTCGTAAAAATAAAACATTACGTGATACAATTAAAGGTGCTTTACCTATAGGTTTCTTAGGTATCGGTGAGCCACTGATTTACGGTGTGACTTTACCTCTAGGCAGACCATTCTTTACAGCTTGTATAGGTGGTGGCATTGGAGGCGCCGTTATTGGTGGTATCGGACATATAGGTGCTACTGCAATAGGACCGAGTGGTATATCTCTTTTACCGTTAATATCTGATCATATGTATTTAGGTTACATTGCAGGACTACTCGCAGCATATATAGGTGGCTTTGTATTCACTTATCTTTTCGGTACCAATAAAGCAATGCGAGAATCTGATCATTTAGGTGATTAA
- the murQ gene encoding N-acetylmuramic acid 6-phosphate etherase: protein MNHLSTEKRNDATQNLDEMSIQEALTVMNQEDQKVALCIEQLLPQLAEVVNLTTQQFNQGGRIIYMGAGTSGRLGVLDAAECVPTFNTTPDEVIGLIAGGQAAMTQAIEGAEDSEIGAQNDLKNINLTSLDVVIGIAASGRTPYVKGGLKYADSINAHTVAIACNTQAEISNYAQFPIEVDVGPEVLTGSTRLKSGTAQKLILNMISTITMVGAGKVYGNLMVDVKPTNNKLNDRAINIIQEICNIDAQLAKNLYDKAQHNLKVAVVMYLCDLDAAAAANKLESNNGIIKEAIK, encoded by the coding sequence GTGAACCATTTATCTACAGAAAAAAGAAATGACGCTACACAAAACTTAGATGAAATGTCTATTCAAGAAGCACTTACAGTTATGAATCAAGAAGATCAAAAAGTAGCTTTATGTATTGAACAGTTATTACCACAACTTGCTGAAGTAGTTAACTTAACCACGCAACAATTTAATCAAGGTGGAAGAATTATTTATATGGGTGCTGGAACAAGTGGTCGTTTAGGCGTGCTTGATGCGGCAGAATGTGTACCTACATTCAATACTACGCCAGATGAAGTTATCGGACTTATCGCAGGGGGTCAAGCAGCGATGACTCAAGCAATTGAAGGCGCAGAAGATAGTGAAATCGGTGCACAAAATGACTTGAAAAACATTAATTTAACTTCATTAGATGTAGTTATCGGCATCGCTGCTAGTGGCAGAACGCCTTATGTTAAAGGCGGTTTAAAATATGCTGATTCTATTAACGCACACACCGTAGCGATAGCATGTAATACTCAGGCCGAAATTAGTAACTATGCACAATTTCCCATTGAAGTCGATGTTGGCCCTGAAGTACTTACAGGTTCAACACGATTAAAATCAGGCACCGCACAAAAATTAATTCTAAATATGATTTCTACCATCACAATGGTAGGTGCTGGCAAAGTTTACGGTAATCTTATGGTAGACGTGAAACCAACGAATAATAAGTTAAATGACCGAGCAATCAATATTATTCAAGAAATATGTAATATCGATGCGCAATTAGCAAAAAACCTCTATGACAAAGCACAACACAACTTAAAGGTAGCTGTCGTAATGTATTTATGTGATTTAGATGCCGCTGCAGCTGCAAACAAGTTAGAAAGCAATAATGGCATTATTAAAGAAGCTATCAAATAA
- a CDS encoding MupG family TIM beta-alpha barrel fold protein, protein MHGFSVYLGQDKNENYIQTMIDLNYDTIFTSMQIPEENDTTKIQYLTSLLTFLQHTNVTYIIDINPKLLTESLYNSLSFPKADIVIRIDAETSKAVVNDIIKHGFKCCLNASTVTYDLLNDLYQSVTNFEQILFCHNYYPRPDTGLDSNSVTHQNKLILSFNKHAIIYGFIPGTTTRGPLHKGLPTLEEARYGNPIVNAHNLLATGINNVIVGDSALNDREASLLSDYLHKQHLTFNVTLFDEQYKQIFQHQHTSRPDNPATSIRSQEARSYCNTSIAPLNAIERNIGDVTIDNHLNGRYEGELQMMKSNLPSHEHVNVAGHIDEDEIALLHCIKGNYTFSFSINKGR, encoded by the coding sequence ATGCATGGGTTTTCTGTTTATTTAGGACAAGATAAAAATGAAAACTATATTCAAACAATGATTGATTTGAATTATGACACCATTTTCACATCGATGCAGATACCAGAAGAAAACGACACGACTAAAATACAATATTTAACGTCTCTTTTAACATTCTTACAACATACGAACGTAACTTATATCATAGATATAAACCCTAAATTACTTACAGAATCATTATATAATAGTCTGTCATTTCCAAAGGCGGATATCGTCATACGTATCGATGCAGAAACTTCTAAAGCAGTCGTAAATGATATTATCAAACACGGCTTCAAATGTTGTTTAAATGCAAGCACTGTCACTTACGATTTATTAAACGACTTATATCAGTCCGTAACGAACTTTGAACAGATATTGTTTTGCCATAATTACTATCCACGACCAGATACAGGACTTGATAGTAACAGTGTCACACATCAAAATAAGTTAATTTTATCATTTAACAAACATGCAATTATTTATGGTTTTATACCCGGAACTACAACAAGAGGACCATTGCATAAAGGTTTACCTACATTAGAAGAAGCACGTTACGGCAACCCAATTGTAAATGCTCACAACTTATTAGCAACTGGTATTAATAATGTTATCGTCGGAGATAGCGCTTTAAACGATCGCGAAGCATCTCTGTTAAGTGATTATTTACATAAGCAACATCTTACTTTTAATGTGACGTTATTTGATGAGCAATACAAACAAATTTTCCAACATCAACATACGTCTAGACCTGATAATCCAGCGACTAGTATTCGCTCACAAGAAGCAAGGTCATATTGTAACACCAGTATCGCTCCTTTAAATGCAATCGAAAGAAATATAGGTGACGTTACAATCGATAATCATTTGAACGGCAGATATGAGGGAGAATTACAAATGATGAAGTCTAACTTACCTAGTCACGAGCATGTCAATGTTGCGGGTCATATTGATGAAGATGAAATTGCTTTATTACATTGTATTAAAGGTAACTATACGTTTTCATTCAGCATAAATAAAGGGAGATGA
- a CDS encoding CPBP family intramembrane glutamic endopeptidase, producing MLSRIERGTAMRRSGKYTRAKINKIDFLAIPILFVTMIIFILLGRLYASVVVEDLTKSEHVMLGAFVQLLAYTATILCYWFIKRKSFVARFNANFNYIVRDWKFIAQVFVITYLLSYIYNYGVQYLPGDLGFSETQNELSLQVIFSNPVFLPITFILIVIVGPFIEELFFRHLLIGELGKKFNFKIMGIISVIAFSFMHVTDAASPLEFGSYCIIAIGIVYAYLKSGRKLGVSVSLHMLNNLLAFIITILM from the coding sequence ATGTTAAGTAGAATAGAGCGAGGTACAGCTATGCGGAGAAGTGGGAAGTATACAAGAGCAAAAATAAATAAGATTGATTTTCTAGCAATTCCAATACTTTTCGTTACGATGATTATTTTTATATTATTAGGTCGATTATATGCAAGTGTTGTGGTTGAGGATTTAACTAAAAGTGAGCATGTCATGCTAGGAGCATTTGTACAATTACTAGCTTATACGGCAACTATACTTTGTTATTGGTTCATAAAGAGGAAAAGTTTTGTAGCTAGATTTAATGCAAATTTTAATTATATAGTAAGGGATTGGAAATTTATTGCGCAGGTATTTGTTATTACATATTTGCTTTCATACATATATAATTATGGCGTTCAGTATCTACCCGGAGACTTAGGTTTTTCAGAAACGCAAAATGAATTGTCGTTACAAGTCATTTTTAGTAACCCAGTATTTTTACCAATAACCTTCATACTTATTGTAATCGTGGGGCCATTTATTGAAGAATTATTTTTTAGACATCTTTTAATAGGGGAATTAGGAAAAAAATTTAACTTCAAAATAATGGGCATTATATCTGTAATTGCATTTAGTTTTATGCATGTTACAGATGCAGCATCACCGTTAGAATTTGGAAGTTATTGCATTATTGCTATAGGTATCGTCTATGCTTATTTAAAATCTGGGAGAAAATTAGGGGTAAGCGTAAGCTTGCATATGTTGAATAATTTACTAGCATTTATCATTACAATTTTAATGTAA
- a CDS encoding helix-turn-helix transcriptional regulator: protein MNKRERQNMIVNAIHHNKQITAAELAHNLKVSKRTILRDIQELEDQGVKILAKHGKLGGYQLQESQHNYAIELTESQLSALFLVLNESQSISTLPYKEEISAIIKKCLNLPYSKMRKTLKRLDRYIKFEQHEHVALPSLFSDLLIYCTERNVMSMEYFDEEQLFTENVIFIGLICENGLWKAVVFEIGLGSTSEIPIANIQDIAYSFEKKIKTQDISIKNYREFLNPTEV, encoded by the coding sequence TTGAATAAACGCGAAAGACAAAATATGATTGTAAATGCAATTCATCATAATAAGCAGATAACCGCTGCTGAATTAGCTCACAATCTTAAAGTTTCCAAACGTACCATATTAAGGGATATACAAGAATTAGAAGATCAAGGCGTTAAAATTTTAGCTAAACATGGTAAGTTGGGTGGCTATCAATTACAAGAATCTCAGCATAATTACGCAATTGAGCTTACCGAAAGTCAGTTGTCCGCTCTATTTCTTGTGTTAAATGAAAGCCAATCAATTTCCACATTACCTTATAAAGAAGAAATATCCGCAATAATAAAAAAATGCTTAAATTTACCTTATAGCAAAATGAGAAAGACACTAAAACGATTAGATCGTTATATTAAATTTGAACAACATGAACATGTGGCATTACCTTCATTATTTTCAGACCTATTAATTTATTGTACTGAACGTAATGTGATGTCTATGGAATATTTTGATGAAGAACAATTATTTACAGAAAATGTTATTTTCATTGGCTTAATTTGTGAAAATGGACTTTGGAAAGCGGTCGTTTTCGAGATAGGGCTTGGTAGCACAAGTGAGATTCCTATCGCAAATATTCAAGATATAGCTTACTCATTTGAGAAAAAAATAAAAACCCAAGATATATCTATTAAAAACTATCGTGAATTTTTAAATCCAACTGAAGTCTAA
- a CDS encoding inositol monophosphatase family protein, with protein sequence MEKEDLLQIDKHIREWLSTLDAVIPQLIAEMETTTKQNRFDLVTNVDKTIQQHFEQFLNENYPQHQLFAEEKNNDDVQPKEGHVWIMDPIDGTTNLVKQQYDYCIILGYFVDGIPTLSYIYDYPNQTLHKAIKEQGAYTNGALIPKPEPQPLKDLIISFNSQVMNNDTINALYDAAFSYRFIGSCGLDSVRVIHGQFGAHINTNPKPWDIAAQFLFAQELGLKMTTLSNDKLDFATSGPFIISNEGCHEEILNILNSGNGYEKF encoded by the coding sequence ATGGAAAAGGAAGACTTACTACAAATAGATAAACATATTAGAGAATGGTTAAGTACATTAGATGCTGTTATACCACAACTAATTGCAGAAATGGAAACTACGACGAAACAAAACAGATTTGATTTAGTTACAAACGTAGATAAAACAATCCAACAACATTTCGAACAATTTCTAAACGAAAACTATCCGCAACATCAACTTTTTGCAGAAGAAAAAAATAACGATGACGTTCAACCTAAAGAAGGTCATGTTTGGATAATGGATCCAATTGATGGAACGACTAATCTAGTCAAACAACAATATGATTATTGTATTATTTTAGGATATTTTGTTGATGGTATACCGACACTTTCATACATATATGATTATCCAAATCAAACTTTACATAAGGCAATAAAGGAACAAGGCGCATATACGAATGGGGCATTAATTCCAAAGCCTGAACCACAACCACTCAAAGACTTAATTATTTCATTTAATTCACAAGTAATGAATAATGACACAATTAATGCGTTGTATGATGCGGCATTTAGTTACCGTTTTATCGGTTCATGTGGTTTAGATTCAGTAAGGGTTATACATGGTCAGTTTGGTGCGCATATTAACACAAATCCAAAACCTTGGGATATTGCAGCGCAGTTTTTATTTGCCCAAGAATTAGGACTAAAAATGACGACGTTAAGTAATGATAAACTTGATTTTGCTACAAGTGGGCCGTTTATTATCAGTAACGAGGGTTGTCATGAAGAAATTTTGAATATATTAAATAGTGGAAATGGTTATGAAAAATTTTAA
- a CDS encoding LCP family protein yields the protein MSAPKKAILWIIGILAIIAVIAVIYIGFKILSVGNAIHNPLDRNKSSLRSSDVSLKNGDPFTIAFFGVDSDAKRAANNGGQRSDSIMVVSMNPKKKTSEIVSVPRDTQAKIVGRGTTEKINHAYAYGGPTMAVKSLEKLLNVPIDHYATIDMDGMKEMIDTLGGVTVVSNSTFSYDGQSFEKGQKVHLNGKQAMAFIRSRKESGAGGDFGRQQRQQIVMEALANKLTSVKSVTHFNSLMNHIKDNVKTDLSIGDINTIRSKYNKANDTVNRHQLDGQGGIQDDGLYYFVPSDDSLNSIKSAIDNNLGI from the coding sequence ATGAGTGCGCCGAAAAAAGCTATTTTATGGATAATTGGCATACTTGCAATAATAGCTGTTATTGCAGTAATTTATATTGGGTTTAAAATACTATCAGTAGGAAACGCAATACATAATCCTTTAGATAGAAACAAGTCATCACTAAGAAGTAGCGATGTGAGTTTAAAAAATGGCGACCCATTCACAATCGCATTTTTTGGCGTAGATTCAGACGCTAAACGTGCAGCGAATAACGGTGGTCAACGTAGTGATTCAATTATGGTTGTATCTATGAATCCTAAGAAAAAAACTTCTGAAATCGTAAGTGTGCCCCGTGATACACAAGCTAAAATAGTAGGTAGAGGAACAACGGAAAAAATCAACCATGCATATGCATATGGTGGTCCTACCATGGCTGTTAAATCTTTAGAAAAGTTATTAAATGTTCCTATTGACCATTACGCAACAATCGACATGGACGGTATGAAAGAAATGATTGATACACTTGGTGGTGTAACAGTTGTAAGTAATAGTACTTTCTCATATGATGGTCAAAGTTTTGAAAAAGGACAAAAAGTTCATCTAAATGGTAAACAGGCGATGGCATTTATCAGAAGTAGAAAAGAAAGTGGTGCAGGCGGAGATTTCGGTAGACAACAAAGACAACAGATTGTTATGGAAGCTCTAGCAAACAAATTAACGAGCGTTAAATCTGTAACGCACTTCAATTCTTTAATGAATCATATCAAAGATAATGTTAAAACGGACTTATCAATAGGCGATATTAACACAATTAGAAGTAAATACAATAAGGCAAATGACACTGTAAATAGACATCAATTAGACGGCCAAGGTGGTATTCAAGATGATGGATTGTATTACTTCGTGCCAAGTGATGATTCATTAAATAGTATTAAATCAGCTATAGACAATAATCTGGGTATATAA